From the Kitasatospora viridis genome, one window contains:
- a CDS encoding DUF6230 family protein, translating into MPDSVDPTSATPEAAEPQPTPAPRSGRGRVRLRRSALMAIPACVAGGVLMAMTAQGVLGAQFAISGMAFTVTADHLHGDGFEQFGDMDNMIPNSPNQGNTGGQVLVAVSAIKQGWLTNLCQSVNLGGTNLKITAGDAGTPVTANGLTTDSDLLSGDASFKNIQIGGDASTFNEVPGVQGNQGVFGQQADTVDILNLRQDNYATTAAKFNLPHLRLSFSDTGC; encoded by the coding sequence ATGCCCGATTCCGTCGACCCCACCTCCGCGACCCCCGAAGCCGCCGAGCCGCAACCGACCCCCGCGCCACGCAGCGGCCGCGGCCGGGTCCGGCTGCGCCGCAGTGCACTGATGGCGATCCCCGCCTGCGTCGCCGGCGGCGTGCTGATGGCGATGACCGCGCAGGGCGTGCTCGGCGCCCAGTTCGCCATCTCCGGGATGGCCTTCACCGTCACCGCCGATCACCTGCACGGCGACGGCTTCGAGCAGTTCGGCGACATGGACAACATGATCCCGAACAGTCCGAACCAGGGGAACACCGGCGGCCAGGTGCTGGTCGCGGTCTCCGCGATCAAGCAGGGCTGGCTCACCAACCTGTGCCAGAGCGTCAACCTGGGCGGCACCAACCTGAAGATCACGGCCGGTGACGCGGGCACCCCGGTGACCGCCAACGGGCTGACCACCGACTCGGACCTGCTCTCCGGCGACGCCTCCTTCAAGAACATCCAGATCGGCGGCGACGCCAGCACGTTCAACGAGGTCCCCGGCGTGCAGGGCAACCAGGGCGTCTTCGGGCAACAGGCCGACACCGTCGACATCCTGAACCTGCGGCAGGACAACTACGCCACCACTGCCGCCAAGTTCAACCTCCCCCACCTGCGCCTCAGCTTCAGCGACACGGGCTGCTGA
- a CDS encoding M50 family metallopeptidase, which yields MGERTAHDPAAESVQAEVEAEVEAQAQASAEAAADPTEPGPAPKRRRSFRQWRGARPFWGGLLVTLAGAEILFTEKAALPVILHIGMMGLAGYLVPSMLGLCGLLLLFNPAQRLFYSIMAVLLALASWVTSNLGGFVIGLLLGLIGSSLAFGWLPDQPERRRLIRRRAPAGGS from the coding sequence ATGGGCGAGCGGACGGCGCACGACCCGGCGGCCGAGTCGGTACAGGCGGAGGTCGAGGCGGAGGTCGAGGCGCAGGCGCAGGCGTCGGCGGAGGCAGCGGCCGACCCGACGGAGCCGGGCCCGGCACCGAAGCGGCGGCGCAGCTTCCGGCAGTGGCGCGGCGCCCGGCCGTTCTGGGGCGGGCTGCTGGTCACCCTGGCGGGAGCGGAGATCCTGTTCACCGAGAAGGCGGCGCTCCCGGTGATCCTGCACATCGGCATGATGGGCCTGGCCGGCTACCTGGTGCCGAGCATGCTGGGGCTCTGCGGACTGCTGCTGCTCTTCAACCCGGCCCAACGGCTGTTCTACTCGATCATGGCGGTGCTGCTCGCCCTCGCCAGCTGGGTCACCTCCAACCTGGGCGGCTTCGTGATCGGCCTGCTGCTCGGCCTGATCGGCAGCAGCCTCGCCTTCGGCTGGCTGCCCGACCAGCCGGAGCGCCGCCGGCTGATCCGTCGCCGGGCACCGGCCGGCGGCTCCTGA
- a CDS encoding MFS transporter, producing MSASTSYRAVLALPSARRLFLAALAARLCYGVLSIPLLLAVRAGTGSYALAGTTVGLAGLGTALLGPFRARLVERHPAVLRPMALVYAVLLALLATACAERWPAPLLVATAVLAGCCPPPVGPLMRTLWGRLAADEAQLQSALSLDTAAESTVFALGPVLAGSLVAASSAAVVLGSCAVLVLIGFGLLAAALPAPAESGRATGRGRTPLLAKGFLPLVGLAAAVAAALAMAEVGLLASWGTLITGVLTTLFSVGGVVGGLLYGRLSVPVPLSRRPLLLAGAAALCYALPAGVPVVAVGGVGLLLAGAFSDVLLVTCYQLVDHLVPAGSRTEAGAWLNTGYNLGAAAGAALAGALVERTGAGAVLPVAAAVVAGFALLAALAAVVGARRGAAPDGAGAEVGHELGEELAAELGREPADQVRV from the coding sequence ATGTCTGCCAGCACCTCCTACCGTGCTGTCCTCGCGCTGCCCTCGGCGCGCAGGCTCTTCCTCGCCGCGCTCGCCGCGCGGCTCTGCTACGGCGTGCTCAGCATCCCGCTGCTGCTCGCCGTCCGCGCCGGCACCGGCTCCTACGCGCTGGCCGGCACCACCGTCGGGCTCGCGGGCCTGGGCACCGCGCTGCTCGGGCCGTTCCGGGCCCGGCTGGTGGAGCGGCACCCGGCGGTGCTGCGGCCGATGGCGCTGGTCTACGCGGTGCTGCTGGCGCTGCTCGCCACCGCCTGCGCCGAGCGCTGGCCCGCTCCGCTGCTGGTGGCCACCGCCGTGCTGGCCGGGTGCTGCCCGCCGCCGGTCGGGCCGCTGATGCGCACGCTCTGGGGCCGGCTGGCCGCCGACGAGGCGCAGTTGCAGTCGGCGCTCAGCCTGGACACCGCCGCCGAGTCCACGGTCTTCGCGCTCGGGCCGGTGCTGGCGGGCTCGCTGGTCGCGGCGAGCTCGGCGGCGGTGGTGCTGGGCAGCTGCGCGGTACTGGTGCTGATCGGCTTCGGCCTGCTCGCGGCCGCCCTGCCGGCCCCCGCGGAGTCCGGCCGCGCCACCGGGCGCGGGCGCACACCGCTGCTGGCGAAGGGCTTCCTCCCGCTGGTCGGCCTGGCCGCGGCGGTCGCGGCGGCGCTCGCGATGGCCGAGGTCGGCCTGCTCGCGAGCTGGGGGACGCTGATCACCGGCGTGCTCACCACGCTCTTCTCGGTCGGCGGCGTGGTCGGCGGGCTGCTCTACGGGCGGCTGTCGGTGCCCGTGCCGCTGAGCCGGCGCCCGCTGCTGCTGGCCGGCGCGGCGGCGCTCTGCTACGCGCTGCCGGCCGGGGTGCCGGTGGTCGCGGTCGGCGGGGTCGGCCTGCTGCTCGCGGGCGCCTTCTCCGACGTGCTGCTGGTCACCTGCTACCAGCTGGTGGACCATCTGGTGCCGGCCGGTTCGCGCACCGAGGCCGGGGCCTGGCTGAACACCGGGTACAACCTCGGCGCGGCCGCCGGCGCCGCGCTGGCGGGCGCGCTGGTGGAGCGGACCGGGGCCGGTGCGGTGCTGCCGGTGGCGGCCGCGGTGGTGGCCGGGTTCGCACTGCTCGCCGCGCTGGCCGCGGTGGTGGGCGCACGGCGCGGGGCGGCCCCGGACGGGGCCGGCGCCGAGGTCGGCCATGAGCTCGGTGAGGAGCTCGCTGCGGAGCTCGGCCGCGAGCCGGCCGACCAGGTCCGCGTCTGA